The segment GCAGTATAAGGGTTTACTGCCAAGCTCATCTTTCTTCTTGCTAACAACCTCACGAAGGAACGCTATTGCTTGCTCTTTTGAGTCTTCCCTTACAATTGCATGAAGGATGTCTGCGACTGAGCATTTTTGGTGGCAGCTGTCGAGGCAATATCGAGTCTCAGAGCAGGAGCTGATAGTTTTTTTAAACTGTTCCCATTCCCCATTGGAGAACTGTTCAACATATAGTATGGCGCCTTCAATGTCTGTCATACTTAATTCACCATTATCAAGCTATAGCTTGATTTTAGCATACTCTGCAGCGTATTTCACATCGATATATAAATATATTATCGGCAGAAAAGAAAAAGAGATAGAGGTCCGGCGGGACGCTTTCGACCTCTATCTCTGATGTAGGAGGCAATTAAACCTAGCCGCGAAGGCGGACCTGTAGATAATTGGTAGCCGCCTCTGCAAACTCTGTAAGGGATTCTTTACTATAAGGTTCGATTTTGCTTGCTGAAACCTCCATTGTGGATTTTGGGTTAAACTGCTGCAGGTAGTAGCGCTTTGCACCTGCTTCTGCCAGGTATTTTGCAATTTCTATGACATCTTCACGCTCGACGAAAGTAGGCGCGACGGTAGTTCTAAATTCTACCTCCAGCATTCCTTTGGCTTCGGCATCTATAAGCAGACTGATTGTTTTTTTCACCTCGCCTGATAGGTCCGGCCGCCGTGTTGCATCGGCGTACTTTGAAAAGCTAGTTTTTACATCCAGTGCGACCGCATCAACCAGGCCTTTATCAATGAGTTTATGCAAAATTTTGGGCTGCGTTCCATTGGTGTCAAGCTTTACCTGGAGGCCCAGGCTTTTTATATAGACCGCAAGGCTTTCCAAATTGGCATTAATTGTTGGCTCGCCGCCGGTTATACATACCCCATCAAGCCAACCGTCCTTAGACGTGAGTGCCTCATCGAGCATATCGCGTGGTACATCGGGCAAGCTATTGTTTTCAAGCACCAGTGAGGCATTATGGCAAAATGGGCATCGGAAGTTGCAGCCGCCTAAAAATAGCGTCGTGACGAGGCGTCCCTCCCAATCGAGCATGCTCAGGGGAACAATTCCTTTAACACCCAGCGTTTCAGTCGCAACATCCTTTACAACCATTTTGCGATTTCCTCCCTGCTTGGCACTTCTCCTCTCCAGGATTGAATCTCTTGGCCACTGTCATCTATCACAACGATGGATGGAGTTGACATAACTCCATAGAAGGCAGCTTCTGCCAGGCCATCTACTTCATCTATATTAAAGAGCTCTGCCTTTGGGCTTTCTGCAACCAATGCCTTTGCCGCCGGGCATTTTGCACAGTTTTCCTTCCAAAAAACCTTAATCTTCTCTGACATCTGAAAAATCCTCCGCTGTTACAATTATGTTGTAGGTTTTCCGGGGCCGATATGTAACTCGGCCCCTTTGTGGTATTGTTTATCTTGTATCAATCCTGCCTTCTAAAACCTTTGCTTAGCATCCGCATCCATTGCCGGATATACCCGTTTCAGCAACCAGACTGGTCCTAATCCTATCTCTGAGCTCTCCGGTCTTTCCTTTATTCCAGGTTGGGATCTTCGAAAAATAGCCGACTATGCGCGTTATGCCGTAGACATTTTCCGAGCCACATTCAGGGCACGCATCGTGCAGTCCTCTCGATGTACGCCTGCAGTTGTCGCAGACCGTAAATTCAGGGCTGAAAGCGATTTGTTCGGCGTGGGTTGACCTGAATGTCTTAAGTACAAAGTTCTCGATCGACTTAGGCGATGGCTCTTTTTCGCCCAGCCATATATGGATGATCGCCCCAGCTTCGATCAGTGGATGGAAGAGACTCTGCTTTCTTACCCTCTCAACATAGTCAACATCTGCCTCGACGGAGATATGGATACTGTTCGTATAGTAGTACTCGTTGGTCTCAAGATTGCCTTTGATAACTTTTCTTGTCTGCTCCGGATAATATTTCATGTCAAGCTTTGCAAGTCGATATCCCGATGACTCAGCAGGTGATTCTTCCAGGACCATCTTGATACCGTATTGATCAGATAGCTGCCTTGCTTTTAAGTTCATGTGTGAGATAACCTTTAGGCCGAACTTTAACGCTTCATCCGATTCATGAAGCTGCATGCCCTTGTGGGTCTGAACCATTTCGTTTAAGCCAAGAAGGCCGCAGAGATAAGTCAACCTCTCCATCCTTAAGTATGGCTGACCATCCCTTGCCATGTTGAGCATAGCAAGCGGTCCTTCGTTCCCGAGAGCCATAAGGCTGCCAATGAACTCTTTCTTTTGCAGATGCGCTTTGGCAACGAGTTCCATAGTTTTGTTAAGCTCTGCAAAAAGCAGCTCGTCGTTGCCATGCGCCTTGTAGGCAATTCTCGGTAGATTGATCGTTACATTCTGCAGTGCTGAGAATCTCATCTTCTCAGGCTCTTTAGCCTCTTCGAGGTCTTCTTCGCCCAGTTTCAGTTTCAGGCGGCAGCATTGGCTAACCGTGACCTCATCGCCACGATCAAAAACAAAATAAGTGATGCCCTGCTTCGAGGCAACTAGGCACGCGAGCTCCAGGAATTCCTGCCAGCCATCGGTCCTAAAGAAATCCTCATTTATGTGAAGTAGCGGTTTTGGGAATACAAATGTTTTGCCGTTTGCGTCACCCTCTAGATAGACCTCAAACATTGCTTTGAGGAATGCCTGGGCTTCTCTCTCGTATTCTTTATAGGTCTTTCCCGTGTATACTCCTCCCGGGCCAATTGCTGGTGTATCAGCAAAGTGCTTTGGAATGTTCCAGTAGAGATTGAAGTCGGTAAATGTGACCTGGGAGCCTCTTGCTCCTGCAAGTTGGTTAAATTCGTAGATAAGCATCTGAGCCAGCTGCTTAATTTCATCATAGCTCTTACCAACTAGGTATGGTGCAAAGAACATGTTTACCGCTTCCCAACCGACTGCGCCGGCATAATGTGCCTGCAGACTTGAAGCCATTTTGACCATATGACCAATTAAAACCTCCGGGTGTTTTGCCGGCTTGGAAGTACTGGTTATATTGGGCAGGGACAGGCCGTATTTCTTTATATATTCAAGCGAGTGACCACCACAATATGGACGGATAATAAAGCCAAGGTCGTGCAGATGTATATCCCCCATTAAGTGAGCGAGGGATACATCTTCGCTAAACACTTTACGCAGTGCAAATTCTTTCAATAGCGTTTCGGCAAGAGTAAGATTAATAGATTCTGGATTATGAGTGGTATTGCTGTTCTCTTTGTTTG is part of the Bacillota bacterium genome and harbors:
- a CDS encoding anaerobic ribonucleoside-triphosphate reductase activating protein, producing the protein MVVKDVATETLGVKGIVPLSMLDWEGRLVTTLFLGGCNFRCPFCHNASLVLENNSLPDVPRDMLDEALTSKDGWLDGVCITGGEPTINANLESLAVYIKSLGLQVKLDTNGTQPKILHKLIDKGLVDAVALDVKTSFSKYADATRRPDLSGEVKKTISLLIDAEAKGMLEVEFRTTVAPTFVEREDVIEIAKYLAEAGAKRYYLQQFNPKSTMEVSASKIEPYSKESLTEFAEAATNYLQVRLRG
- a CDS encoding thioredoxin family protein, producing the protein MSEKIKVFWKENCAKCPAAKALVAESPKAELFNIDEVDGLAEAAFYGVMSTPSIVVIDDSGQEIQSWRGEVPSREEIAKWL
- the nrdD gene encoding anaerobic ribonucleoside-triphosphate reductase, producing MSKLKVAAEPETEVEVDTKTIPKRVINVVKTYREEGDATDIALLVSTTSKSEINIWDKVKIIDSLIKETGASESLANEIATAVERKLFESNFSTVTTSIIRELVDLELLQRNLTMLHKKHSHLGLPMFDVEQIISNPNKENSNTTHNPESINLTLAETLLKEFALRKVFSEDVSLAHLMGDIHLHDLGFIIRPYCGGHSLEYIKKYGLSLPNITSTSKPAKHPEVLIGHMVKMASSLQAHYAGAVGWEAVNMFFAPYLVGKSYDEIKQLAQMLIYEFNQLAGARGSQVTFTDFNLYWNIPKHFADTPAIGPGGVYTGKTYKEYEREAQAFLKAMFEVYLEGDANGKTFVFPKPLLHINEDFFRTDGWQEFLELACLVASKQGITYFVFDRGDEVTVSQCCRLKLKLGEEDLEEAKEPEKMRFSALQNVTINLPRIAYKAHGNDELLFAELNKTMELVAKAHLQKKEFIGSLMALGNEGPLAMLNMARDGQPYLRMERLTYLCGLLGLNEMVQTHKGMQLHESDEALKFGLKVISHMNLKARQLSDQYGIKMVLEESPAESSGYRLAKLDMKYYPEQTRKVIKGNLETNEYYYTNSIHISVEADVDYVERVRKQSLFHPLIEAGAIIHIWLGEKEPSPKSIENFVLKTFRSTHAEQIAFSPEFTVCDNCRRTSRGLHDACPECGSENVYGITRIVGYFSKIPTWNKGKTGELRDRIRTSLVAETGISGNGCGC